One Phoenix dactylifera cultivar Barhee BC4 chromosome 8, palm_55x_up_171113_PBpolish2nd_filt_p, whole genome shotgun sequence genomic window carries:
- the LOC103715267 gene encoding putative glycine-rich cell wall structural protein 1 — protein SRQRWRVEPEAAEGAGGPGQNPGGWDFRWGSGQVGGGRGGRVGGGWDYCWGFGAEPRGDAGFGFGAGSAGQPGNGAYGFGWSANSVNGGGGGGGGGGGGGCRGGGNGGVGFAFGGGGGGGGGGWNGGRSDLGALVGVAAAEWASPIRHRRRAAAAERNESQI, from the coding sequence AGTCGGCAAAGATGGCGGGTCGAgccggaggcggcggagggggcTGGGGGTCCGGGACAAAACCCCGGTGGATGGGACTTCCGATGGGGATCGGGTCAGGTCGGAGGCGGCCGTGGCGGCCGAGTAGGAGGGGGGTGGGACTACTGCTGGGGCTTTGGCGCCGAGCCCAGGGGCGACGCCGGTTTTGGCTTCGGAGCCGGCTCCGCCGGACAACCCGGGAACGGCGCCTACGGGTTCGGCTGGAGCGCTAACTCCGttaacggcggcggcggcggtggaggcggcggcggcggcggcggctgccGAGGAGGCGGAAATGGAGGCGTTGGGTTTGCTTTCGGTGGcggtggaggaggcggaggtgGTGGTTGGAACGGCGGGCGTTCGGATTTGGGGGCGTTGGTGGGGGTCGCGGCGGCGGAGTGGGCTTCCCCAatccgccaccgccgccgcgcCGCGGCGGCGGAGCGTAACGAGAGTCAAATCTGA